Proteins encoded together in one Candidatus Methylomirabilota bacterium window:
- a CDS encoding DUF502 domain-containing protein — protein sequence MSGPVRTWFKVRFIAGFFVTVPVFLTAWLLWIFWSRIDDVFGPMYDKILGRSVPGLGFLTAVAIILLTGTIARNVVGRRVLAWGDNLLLRVPIYRRLYPSVKMLIDSFSPERRSAFRAVVLVEHPRAGEYAFGFVTSQLLLETLDGKREMVTVFVPTNNLYLGDVVMVGRDDLIATGLSVEEGIRIILSAGG from the coding sequence ATGTCCGGGCCCGTCCGCACCTGGTTCAAGGTCCGCTTCATCGCGGGCTTCTTCGTCACGGTTCCCGTCTTCCTGACCGCCTGGCTCCTCTGGATCTTCTGGAGCCGCATCGACGACGTCTTCGGTCCCATGTACGACAAGATCCTCGGCCGGTCGGTGCCGGGGCTCGGCTTCCTCACGGCGGTGGCCATCATCTTACTCACGGGCACGATCGCTCGAAATGTCGTCGGCCGCCGCGTGCTGGCGTGGGGCGACAACCTCCTCCTGCGGGTGCCGATCTACCGGCGGCTCTACCCGTCGGTGAAGATGCTGATCGACTCCTTCTCGCCCGAGCGGCGGAGCGCGTTCCGCGCGGTCGTCCTCGTCGAGCATCCGCGGGCGGGCGAGTACGCCTTCGGCTTCGTCACGAGCCAGCTCCTGCTCGAGACGCTCGACGGCAAGCGCGAGATGGTGACGGTCTTCGTGCCGACGAACAATCTCTACCTCGGCGACGTCGTGATGGTCGGGCGCGACGACCTGATCGCGACCGGGCTCAGCGTCGAGGAAGGCATCCGCATCATCCTCTCGGCGGGCGG
- a CDS encoding SDR family oxidoreductase, producing the protein MTRSSITSDRPRALVTGGAVRVGRAIALALGRAGFDVAIAYHRSAGDARALVRRLAALGAQAAAFRADLADPAAARRLVARAARALGGLDVLVNNAARFERTPFLGATPAAYDRHLDLNLRGAFFCSQAAARVMRRHGGHIVNIGDAGAGRAWPGYVPYTLSKAGIPALTRGLAAALRPRGIAVNCVAPGAVLRPPGFPLARWKRLTRGRVVRVEEVAAAVVYFATCPPAVTGRVRRVE; encoded by the coding sequence ATGACGCGATCGAGCATAACATCGGACCGGCCCCGGGCGCTCGTAACTGGAGGCGCCGTGCGCGTCGGGCGCGCGATCGCTCTCGCCCTGGGCCGCGCCGGTTTCGACGTCGCCATCGCCTACCACCGGTCGGCGGGCGACGCGCGGGCGCTCGTGCGCCGCCTGGCGGCGCTGGGCGCGCAGGCCGCCGCCTTCCGCGCCGACCTCGCCGACCCCGCGGCGGCGCGCCGCCTGGTCGCGCGGGCGGCGCGGGCCCTCGGCGGCCTCGACGTGCTCGTCAACAACGCCGCGCGCTTCGAGCGGACGCCGTTCCTCGGCGCGACCCCCGCCGCCTACGACCGCCACCTCGACCTGAACCTGCGCGGCGCGTTCTTCTGCTCTCAGGCCGCCGCTCGGGTGATGCGCCGCCACGGCGGACACATCGTCAACATCGGCGACGCGGGCGCGGGCCGCGCGTGGCCGGGCTACGTCCCCTACACGCTCTCGAAGGCAGGGATCCCGGCCCTCACGCGTGGCCTCGCGGCGGCGCTCCGCCCGCGCGGGATCGCGGTGAACTGCGTGGCGCCCGGCGCGGTGCTCCGGCCGCCCGGCTTCCCGCTCGCGCGCTGGAAGCGGCTGACGCGCGGCCGCGTCGTGCGGGTGGAGGAGGTGGCGGCGGCCGTCGTCTACTTCGCGACGTGCCCGCCGGCCGTCACGGGCCGGGTGCGCCGCGTGGAGTGA
- a CDS encoding MBL fold metallo-hydrolase has product MGGDTLYLKQMELGPMQNFVYLIGDPVARECVVVDPAWEIDTIVETVERDDMRLVGALVTHTHQDHVGGSLESWGMPGRIPGVEDLLGRVPLKVYVHKAEREFLKGFGSDLVKVDNHDTLAVGRLTLTFMHTPGHTPGSQCFLVDGRLISGDTLFIGSCGRTDLPGSDPSEMYYSLTQRLAALPDDTVLFPGHNYGGPSSTLGQEKRENPFMRFASLGDFLQTMGGGRIRLG; this is encoded by the coding sequence GTGGGCGGGGACACGCTGTACCTCAAGCAGATGGAGCTCGGGCCGATGCAGAACTTCGTCTATCTCATCGGCGACCCGGTGGCCCGCGAGTGCGTCGTGGTGGACCCGGCCTGGGAGATCGACACGATCGTCGAGACCGTCGAGCGCGACGACATGCGGCTCGTCGGCGCCCTCGTCACCCATACGCACCAGGACCACGTCGGCGGAAGCCTCGAGTCCTGGGGAATGCCGGGCCGCATCCCCGGCGTCGAGGACCTGCTCGGGCGCGTTCCGCTGAAGGTGTACGTCCACAAGGCCGAGCGCGAGTTCCTGAAGGGCTTCGGCTCGGACCTCGTCAAGGTGGACAACCACGACACGCTCGCCGTCGGCCGCCTCACGCTCACCTTCATGCACACGCCCGGCCACACGCCGGGCTCGCAGTGCTTCCTCGTGGACGGGCGGCTCATCTCCGGGGACACGCTCTTCATCGGCTCGTGCGGGCGCACGGACCTGCCGGGCAGCGACCCGAGCGAGATGTACTACTCGCTCACGCAGCGGCTCGCCGCGCTGCCCGACGACACGGTGCTCTTCCCCGGCCACAACTACGGCGGGCCGTCCTCGACGCTCGGCCAGGAGAAGCGCGAGAATCCCTTCATGCGCTTCGCCTCGCTCGGCGATTTCTTGCAGACGATGGGCGGAGGCCGGATCCGCCTGGGGTGA
- a CDS encoding ferritin-like domain-containing protein: protein MTTANAKAAARVTYQLETLWDYDYEPTHQDLEMLYETAKKNQWNGSTAIDWSRPVGKEGPVLNVQVAFAGTNFFSRLTPEEQREVEVRVSAWRLSQFLHGEQGALVVCGQLVNGIPELDAKLYASTQVVDEGRHVEVFERYVKKLHKIYPVDPLLKAVLDEILSTNLWELKLLGMQMIVEGLAIAAFNLMRKQTADATLGQLLDYVLQDEGRHVNFGYFALRRAIPAMEAAKREYLEDFTFRVCDAMYARDERTGFQSIKDVWRELGWDGDEIWRDTVAHSQTTKAFNSFLFQENLMPRLQRLSMISPRVEPRYRAIGLLA, encoded by the coding sequence ATGACGACGGCCAACGCGAAGGCGGCCGCCCGGGTGACGTACCAGCTCGAGACGCTCTGGGACTACGACTACGAGCCGACCCACCAGGACCTCGAGATGCTCTACGAGACCGCCAAGAAGAACCAGTGGAACGGCTCGACGGCCATCGACTGGAGCCGCCCCGTGGGCAAGGAGGGGCCGGTCCTGAACGTCCAGGTCGCCTTCGCCGGCACCAACTTCTTCAGCCGGCTCACGCCGGAGGAGCAGCGCGAGGTCGAGGTCCGGGTCTCCGCCTGGCGCCTGTCGCAGTTCCTGCACGGCGAGCAGGGCGCGCTCGTCGTCTGCGGCCAGCTCGTCAACGGCATCCCGGAGCTCGACGCCAAGCTCTACGCCTCCACGCAGGTCGTGGACGAGGGCCGGCACGTGGAAGTGTTCGAGCGCTACGTGAAGAAGCTCCATAAGATCTACCCGGTGGACCCGCTCCTCAAAGCGGTCCTCGACGAGATCCTCTCCACGAACCTCTGGGAGCTGAAGCTCCTCGGCATGCAGATGATCGTCGAGGGCCTTGCAATCGCCGCCTTCAACCTCATGCGCAAGCAGACGGCCGACGCGACGCTCGGCCAGCTCCTCGACTACGTGCTGCAAGACGAGGGGCGCCACGTGAACTTCGGCTACTTCGCGCTGCGCCGCGCCATCCCCGCCATGGAGGCCGCCAAGCGCGAGTACCTCGAGGACTTCACGTTCCGGGTCTGCGACGCCATGTACGCCCGGGACGAGCGGACCGGCTTCCAGTCGATCAAGGACGTCTGGCGGGAGCTCGGCTGGGACGGCGACGAGATCTGGCGCGACACCGTCGCCCACTCGCAGACGACGAAGGCCTTCAACAGCTTCCTGTTCCAGGAGAACCTGATGCCGCGCCTGCAGCGGCTCTCGATGATCTCGCCGCGCGTCGAGCCGCGTTATCGCGCCATCGGCCTGCTCGCCTAG
- a CDS encoding DUF4340 domain-containing protein, giving the protein MRWQTTAILAVALVALGAFYYVFEIRQGPERAKAAGQKGRLWTVEASDVTEAELKRGAETIKLRREGDGWQITEPVKTRGDRGRIDETLSTLTTARVDREIAAAPAQATEFGLDKPAAEVTLRLKDGKQLALALGGKSPTGAWVYAREAQKPAVLALSESVLRDATRPLADFRDRTLLAFEPKSVSAFEVATRAETLAVERAEGRWRLTKPAALAADAETVDDFLDKLRQQRVKDFVAESPKSLAPYGLDRPVRVAIHTGRDKERATRELLFGAEDKAKQGVYAMRPGEPSVLLLPAAAWALVPKNAGALRDKVVVEVDRDKVTRIDLESPKGTVTLARQGGRWRITAPEALPADQVEAGAVLFKLSELRAQGFLSDDASGIARYLAKPTVRVTLAREGAAAPTTLLLAPSPEKRGGRPSAYAAVAGAGPVVLVEGKALDELARSLTDLRDRTFVPGLEPRDVKRVRLRAGATTVVAERTGDADWKLVEGGSGAAKGVSLENLLYTLRALKWKAIAAPASAEAAKYGLAPPAFEATLLRADGGEIATVLVGRKEGDVIYAKLKALPAIYAVDPTALGPLPKLPDDLKG; this is encoded by the coding sequence ATGCGCTGGCAGACGACCGCGATCCTCGCCGTCGCGCTGGTCGCGCTCGGCGCCTTCTACTACGTCTTCGAGATCCGGCAGGGCCCCGAGCGGGCGAAGGCCGCCGGGCAGAAGGGGCGCCTCTGGACCGTCGAGGCGTCGGACGTCACCGAGGCCGAGCTCAAGCGCGGCGCCGAGACGATCAAGCTCCGGCGCGAGGGCGACGGCTGGCAGATCACCGAGCCCGTCAAGACGCGCGGGGACCGCGGCCGGATCGACGAGACGCTGTCCACGCTGACGACGGCGCGCGTCGACCGGGAGATCGCCGCGGCGCCGGCGCAGGCCACCGAGTTCGGGCTCGACAAGCCCGCCGCCGAGGTGACGCTCCGGCTGAAGGACGGCAAGCAGCTCGCGCTCGCCCTCGGCGGGAAGAGCCCGACGGGCGCGTGGGTCTACGCGCGCGAGGCGCAGAAGCCCGCGGTCCTGGCGCTCTCGGAGAGCGTGCTGCGCGATGCGACGCGGCCGCTGGCGGACTTCCGTGACAGGACGCTGCTCGCGTTCGAGCCGAAGAGCGTGTCGGCCTTCGAGGTCGCGACGCGCGCCGAGACGCTCGCCGTCGAGCGCGCGGAGGGCCGGTGGCGGCTCACCAAGCCCGCGGCGCTCGCCGCCGACGCCGAGACCGTCGACGACTTCCTCGACAAGCTCCGGCAGCAGCGGGTGAAGGACTTCGTCGCGGAGTCGCCGAAGTCGCTCGCGCCCTACGGGCTCGACCGCCCCGTTCGCGTGGCGATCCACACGGGCCGCGACAAGGAGCGCGCGACCCGCGAGCTGCTCTTCGGCGCGGAGGACAAGGCGAAGCAGGGCGTCTACGCGATGCGCCCGGGGGAGCCGTCGGTGCTGCTCCTGCCGGCCGCCGCGTGGGCGCTGGTCCCGAAGAACGCCGGGGCGCTGCGGGACAAAGTCGTCGTCGAGGTGGACCGCGACAAGGTCACCCGCATCGACCTCGAGAGCCCGAAGGGGACCGTCACGCTCGCCCGCCAGGGCGGCCGCTGGCGGATCACGGCGCCCGAGGCGCTGCCCGCGGACCAGGTCGAGGCGGGCGCCGTCCTGTTCAAGCTGAGCGAGCTCCGGGCGCAGGGCTTCCTCTCCGACGACGCCTCCGGGATCGCGCGCTATCTCGCGAAACCGACCGTGCGCGTGACGCTCGCGAGGGAGGGCGCGGCGGCGCCGACGACGCTCCTGCTCGCGCCGTCGCCCGAGAAGCGCGGCGGCCGGCCGAGCGCCTACGCGGCGGTGGCGGGCGCGGGGCCCGTCGTGCTCGTCGAGGGCAAGGCGCTCGACGAGCTCGCCCGCTCGCTCACCGACCTGCGCGACCGCACCTTCGTCCCCGGGCTCGAGCCGAGGGACGTCAAGCGCGTGCGGCTCCGCGCCGGCGCCACGACGGTCGTGGCCGAGCGGACCGGCGACGCCGACTGGAAGCTGGTCGAGGGCGGGTCGGGGGCCGCGAAGGGCGTGAGCCTCGAGAACCTCCTCTACACGCTCCGCGCGCTCAAGTGGAAGGCGATCGCGGCGCCGGCGAGCGCGGAGGCGGCGAAGTACGGCCTCGCGCCGCCGGCGTTCGAGGCCACGCTCCTGCGCGCCGACGGCGGCGAGATCGCGACGGTCCTCGTCGGCCGCAAGGAGGGCGACGTGATCTACGCGAAGCTCAAGGCCCTGCCCGCGATCTACGCCGTGGACCCCACGGCGCTCGGGCCGCTGCCGAAGCTCCCGGACGACCTCAAGGGCTGA
- a CDS encoding GldG family protein, producing the protein MIRKILDWAGYAGLAVLAAGAILPFARPDWAHYRGFLVLGGVLLVASSLLARIEDYRAFFGARTTRYGLNAAVMILLVLGVTTIVQALSYQHNWRWDLTETKRFSLSPQTVQLLRGLKTDVSALAFFRGDQPGKRVAEDLFKQYARYGGARFTWRIVDPDREPLLARKYGIETYGTIVLEAGGKSEKVLDAEEEKLTNGLVKVTRAGKRAVYVVQGHGEPELTSTERGGFSEAKAALERTNYEVKPLVLLRDRKVPADAAVVIVPGPRTDLLQPELDALDAYVGQGGKVLFMVNPFQGEALRKYLEKYGFALGNDLVVEANPIGRLLGFEPYVLVVQQYERHPITRDLGGVMTIFPMTRSIGPTKVQPKGIAFESLAKTSAQSWGETNRSELERGVAKPDPEDPKGPLTVAAVATKDKARLVVYGTATLASNQGLNLQGNRDLFLNTVSWLAEEEDQISIRPKEGRQTPVFLTANQDNAVFLLPVVVLPGLVLVGGIVAVVRRRAAK; encoded by the coding sequence ATGATCAGGAAGATTCTCGACTGGGCGGGCTACGCGGGCCTGGCCGTCCTCGCCGCCGGGGCGATCCTGCCGTTCGCGCGGCCGGACTGGGCGCACTACCGCGGCTTCCTCGTCCTCGGCGGCGTCCTCCTCGTCGCCTCCTCGCTGCTCGCGCGGATCGAGGACTACCGCGCGTTCTTCGGCGCCCGCACGACGCGCTACGGCCTCAACGCGGCGGTCATGATCCTGCTCGTCCTGGGCGTGACGACCATCGTGCAGGCGCTCTCGTACCAGCACAACTGGCGCTGGGACCTCACGGAGACCAAGCGCTTCAGCCTCTCGCCCCAGACCGTCCAGCTCCTGCGCGGCCTCAAGACCGACGTGAGCGCGCTCGCGTTCTTCCGCGGTGACCAGCCCGGCAAGCGCGTCGCCGAGGACCTCTTCAAGCAGTACGCGCGGTACGGCGGCGCGCGGTTCACCTGGCGGATCGTCGACCCCGATCGCGAGCCGCTCCTCGCGAGGAAGTACGGGATCGAGACCTACGGGACGATCGTCCTCGAGGCCGGCGGCAAGTCGGAGAAGGTCCTCGACGCCGAGGAGGAGAAGCTCACGAACGGCCTCGTCAAGGTCACGCGCGCCGGCAAGCGCGCCGTCTACGTCGTGCAGGGGCACGGCGAGCCCGAGCTCACCAGCACCGAGCGCGGCGGGTTCAGCGAGGCCAAGGCCGCGCTGGAGCGCACGAACTACGAGGTGAAGCCCCTCGTGCTGCTGCGCGACCGCAAGGTCCCGGCCGACGCCGCGGTCGTCATCGTGCCGGGTCCGCGGACCGACCTGCTCCAGCCCGAGCTCGACGCGCTCGACGCGTACGTCGGCCAGGGCGGCAAGGTGCTGTTCATGGTGAACCCGTTCCAGGGGGAGGCGCTCAGGAAGTACCTCGAGAAGTACGGGTTCGCGCTCGGCAACGACCTCGTGGTCGAGGCCAACCCCATCGGCCGGCTGCTCGGGTTCGAGCCCTACGTGCTGGTGGTCCAGCAGTACGAGCGCCATCCGATCACGCGCGACCTCGGCGGCGTCATGACGATCTTCCCGATGACGCGCTCGATCGGGCCGACGAAGGTCCAGCCCAAGGGGATCGCCTTCGAGTCCCTCGCGAAGACGAGCGCGCAGAGCTGGGGCGAGACGAACCGGAGCGAGCTCGAGCGCGGCGTCGCGAAGCCCGACCCCGAGGACCCGAAGGGGCCGCTCACCGTGGCGGCCGTCGCCACGAAGGACAAGGCCCGGCTCGTCGTCTACGGCACCGCGACCCTCGCCTCGAACCAGGGCCTGAACCTCCAGGGCAACCGGGACCTCTTCCTCAACACCGTGAGCTGGCTCGCCGAGGAGGAGGACCAGATCTCGATCCGCCCGAAGGAGGGCCGGCAGACGCCCGTCTTCCTCACCGCCAACCAGGACAACGCGGTCTTCCTGCTGCCCGTCGTCGTCCTGCCCGGGCTCGTGCTCGTCGGGGGCATCGTCGCCGTCGTCCGCCGCCGCGCCGCGAAGTAG